The DNA segment TACCCGCGGCGATGACCCGGAGGCCGTGAGGGAAAATTACAGGCGGATGGCAGAAGCCCTCCGCGTGGACATGGAAAAGATGGTTCTCACCTGGCAGACTCACACGACGAATGTGCGTGTCGTCTCCGAGGAAGACCTTGGGAAGGGGATTATAAAGGAGCGGGACTACCGGGATGTGGACGGGCTTGTGACGGACATGCCGGACGTTACGCTTGTGACATTTTTTGCCGACTGTGTGCCCTTATATTTTCTGGATAAGAAGAACCATGCCATCGGGCTTTCCCATTCCGGCTGGCGCGGCACCGTGAAGCGGATGGGCGAAAAGACCCTTGAGACCATGGCGGAGGCCTTCGGGACGCGGCCGGAGGATGTGACCGCCTGCATCGGCCCCAGCATCTGCATGGACTGCTACGAGGTCGGCGGCGAGGTCATCGAGGAATTCGCGGCTGAATTTCCGGAAGCCGTCCATGACCGGCTTTTTTATAAAAAGGAAAATGGGAAGTACATGTTAAATTTATGGGAGGCCAACCGGATTGTCCTCACGGACGCCGGGATCCGGGAAGAAAATCTTTCTGTGACGGATATCTGCACCCACTGCAACCCGGAGCTTTTGTTCTCCCACAGGCGGAGCCCCGAAAAGCGCGGCAACCTCTGTGCGTTCCTTTGTTTGAATCGTTCATAATTTCCTGTTAATGACAAAAAACGAAAAACCTTCTAGTGTATATTCTTTTTCTGCGTCCATACTAGGAATGTACCAAGAAGCACCGGAGCAATCACTTGAATCTGACTCCGGTAATACTAAAAAAGGAGGCGTTTTTATGTCTAACACAAACAGTTCTTCCAACCGTGTATCCGTACCGGAAGCCAAGGAGGCTATGGACAAGTTCAAAATGGAGGTTGCTACCGAGTTAGGTGTGCCGCTTACCAATGGCTATAATGGGAACCTGACGTCTTACCAGAACGGCAGCGTCGGCGGCTATATGGTTAAGAAGATGATCGAGGCCCAGGAAAAGCAGATGGCTGGCAAATAAAGCATAAAAAGCCATGAAGAAGGTCCCTTTCCGAAGAAATTTCGGAAGGGGATTTTCTATGTCGCGGCCGGCGGGAGAAAGCCGGAAAATTTCGGGAAAAACAGCTTGTATCTCAGAGCTTTTGATATTATAATGAAACAGAAACAGCGTCAGAAAGGAATGCCTATGAGAGTAATTGCCGGCAGCGCGAGGCGGCTGCAGCTAAAAACCGCCCCTGGAATGGAGACCAGGCCGACGACCGACCGAATCAAGGAAACTTTATTCAACATGCTTCAGGATGACATTTACGGGAGCCGGTTCCTCGATCTGTTTTCCGGCAGCGGCGCCATCGGCATCGAAGCCTTAAGCCGCGGCGCAGAGTGCGCCGTGTTCGTGGAAAACGGCACGGAACAGCTTTCCTGCATCCGGGAAAACCTTAAGACGACGCATCTGGCGGAGAAAGCCACGGTGCTGGCTTCGGATGTGCTTTCGGGGCTTCGTGAGCTGGAAAGGCGCGGGCTCCGGTTCGATTTCGTGTTCATGGATCCGCCTTACCGAATGGAGCACGAAAAAAACGTCCTTTTGGCGTTAAAAGCATCGCCGCTCATTGATGAAGACAGCCTCATCATCGCAGAGGCCTCAAAGGAGACGGACTTCTCCTATGCCGAAGGACTGGGGTACGAGCTTGTGCGGTGCAAGGTCTATAAGACCAATAAGCATGTATTCTTTAAAAAAAGATAAAAGCAAAGGACAGACAGCAAAACCATGAAAAATGCAATTTATCCGGGCAGCTTTGACCCGGTCACACTTGGACATATCGACATAATCAGGCGCTCTGCGGAGCTTTTCGACCACCTGATTATTGCCGTTCTCAATAACAGTGCGAAGAAGCCGCTCTTTACCGTGGAGGAACGGGTACATATGTTAAAGGAGGTCACGAAGGACATCCCCAACACAGAGGTTTTAAGCTTCGGCGGCCTGACGGTGGAATTTGCCAGGGAATGCGGCGCCCATGCACTTGTGCGCGGGCTTCGTGCAGTCACGGATTTTGAGTACGAACTCCAGCTCGCCCAGCTAAACCGGGTGATTGCGCCGGAGATTGACACGGTATTTCTCACGACAAATCTGAAATATGCGTATTTAAGCTCCAGCTCCGTCAAGGAGGTGGCAGCCTACGGCGGCGATATCAGCTCGTTTGTGACGCCGTATGTGGAAGAGCGGGTTCATGAAAAGTTTCAAAGGATAGAAAAATAAGAAAGGGCGAGGTAAGAGGTTATGAGCAGAATCGAGCAGTTAATCACCGAAATTGAAGAATATATCGACAGCTGTAAATTCCAGCCGCTGTCTACGACGAAAATCATTGTAAATAAAGAGGAGTTGGACGAGCTTCTTGTGGAGCTGCGGCTGCGGATCCCTGATGAGATCAAGCAGTATCAGAAGATTATCAGCAATCAGGATGCGATTATCTCCGATGCCCAGGCAAAGGCCGACGCCATGTTAGCCGACGCGACGGCTCAGACAAACGAGCTTGTGAACGAGCATGAGATCATGCAGAAGGCATATGCCCACGCCAACGAGATCATTGAACAGGCCCAGGCGCAGGCCCAGGCCATCCTGGACAACGCGGTGAACGACGCCAACAACATCCGCCAGGGCTCCATCCAGTACACGGACGACATGTTAAAGAGCCTTCAGACCATCATCAATCACTCCATGGAAGGCGCTCAGAGCCGTTTCGACGCCTACATGAATTCCATGAAGTCCAGCTATGATATCGTTTCCTCTAACCGTCAGGAGCTTTCCGCCGGCATCATCACGGAAAAAGAAGAGGAAAGCCAGGAAAGCGGCGAACAGTAAGAAAGAAAAAGAAAAAGGAAAGCGCCCCGTGAAGGAGTTTCCAGAAAAAATAGTGCCGGATGGAAAGTCCGGCCTTTTTTTCGTCTGCCGCCGGAGTTTCTGGCGCATCCGGAACGGCCAGGACAGCTTTTGTCTGGAACAGGCCGGAAAAGCCGCCGAAGGCCAGCGCAGCCATGGAGGCGGCGCCGGAAAAGGGGAACGGCAGGGCGGCGGCCAGTTCTTTGATGCCGGTCGTCATTTCCATGGCGCCAATGAGAAGGAGCCTTAAAAGAGGCGGGAGAACCCGGCTGCTTTTTAAGAAAACGATGGCAATGGAAAAAATCATTAAATACCCGCCGATTTTACAGAGGATTCCCATGGCGTTTAAGATCGCCTCGTCGCTTGTCTGGGAGGGCGCAGGCCGCAAAAGCCCGCCGGGACGGTTCCGTTCTCTTTGACGTCCGGGATAGAGAACCATGGCGAGGGGGACGATGAGAAGAAGCGGCCCGTACATGGAGAAAACGACGGAAAAAAGGGACGCCTGCCCGGAAAAAAGCGGCCAGACGTACCCCAACAGGAACATGGGACTCGGATGGTTGCAGACGGCGAGAAGGAACCGCGCTTCGTTTTCGGAAATCCGCCCTTCGTGCAGAAAGTCGGCGCATGTTTTGGCGCCCATGGGGCAGCCGCAGAAAAAACCGGCCAAGAGCACGTAGACGCCTGGCTTTGAGAGGCCAAGAAGCGGGCCGAGAATAAGATGAAAGGGCGCCGTCAGGATCCCGATGCCGCCGCCGGAGACGATGAGGCCGGAGAGCACCATAAAGGGAAAAAGGGCCGGAACTACGAAGCTGTACCACAGGAGCAGACCGTTTTTTGCGCCTTCCGTCACATAGGCAGAATGAAGGAGCATGAGTGGGCAGAGGGCGCAGAGGAGAAGAGAAGAAACCAGGGAAGCGGCGGATTTTTTCATGGGCACCTGAATAGAATCTCATTGATAAAGCTTATGAAAACGGCGGCGATTGTATGAGGCTTCTGCTCCTTTTCCTTCTGGCGGCTTTTAACAGCTTCCTTGCCGGGTGGCTGGACTCTTATACCAACTATGACAGGCTTTCTTCCTATGCCTGGGAGAGCGACGAGTTTCGCGCCTTAAAGCTCGGTGAGGCCATTGCGGGAGAAGCGAACCTGGACGGCGATGCCGTGGCGGCGCTTATGGCAGAACATGGCTTTGACCTTACGGGCTTTAAGCTTCGGACGCCGCTTTCCATCCGTTATCCGAAGGAGAGGACGGCAGGCTTTAAAAAGCTTTCTGCCGCATACGGGATGCTGTTTGACGATCTCAAATATTTTCCGGTGCCGAAAAGCCTGTTTTCCGATACGCCGGACGTTTCCTATTCCGACGGCTGGATGGAGAAAAGAAGCTACGGCGGCGAGCGGGGACATGAGGGCTGCGACATCATGGGAAGCGAGCGGGAGCGCGGGTTTTACCCCGTCGTCAGCATCACCGACGGCACCGTGGAGAAGGTGGGCTGGCTGGAAAAGGGCGGATGGCGCATCGGCATCCGCGCACCGTCGGGGGCTTATTTTTATTATGCCCATTTGTACCGGTATGAAAAGGAATGGAGCGAGGGCGATGAAGTCCGCGCCGGGGAGCTTTTGGGATTCATGGGGGATTCCGGCTACGGGCCAGAGGGAACGACGGGCATGTTCGATGTCCATCTCCATCTCGGCGTCTATTTAAGGACGGATCACTATGAAGAGCTTTCCG comes from the Eubacteriaceae bacterium Marseille-Q4139 genome and includes:
- the rsmD gene encoding 16S rRNA (guanine(966)-N(2))-methyltransferase RsmD, with the protein product MRVIAGSARRLQLKTAPGMETRPTTDRIKETLFNMLQDDIYGSRFLDLFSGSGAIGIEALSRGAECAVFVENGTEQLSCIRENLKTTHLAEKATVLASDVLSGLRELERRGLRFDFVFMDPPYRMEHEKNVLLALKASPLIDEDSLIIAEASKETDFSYAEGLGYELVRCKVYKTNKHVFFKKR
- a CDS encoding M23 family metallopeptidase; translated protein: MRLLLLFLLAAFNSFLAGWLDSYTNYDRLSSYAWESDEFRALKLGEAIAGEANLDGDAVAALMAEHGFDLTGFKLRTPLSIRYPKERTAGFKKLSAAYGMLFDDLKYFPVPKSLFSDTPDVSYSDGWMEKRSYGGERGHEGCDIMGSERERGFYPVVSITDGTVEKVGWLEKGGWRIGIRAPSGAYFYYAHLYRYEKEWSEGDEVRAGELLGFMGDSGYGPEGTTGMFDVHLHLGVYLRTDHYEELSVNPYWILRFLEKYRLEYAY
- a CDS encoding vacuolar family H+-ATPase subunit H; protein product: MSRIEQLITEIEEYIDSCKFQPLSTTKIIVNKEELDELLVELRLRIPDEIKQYQKIISNQDAIISDAQAKADAMLADATAQTNELVNEHEIMQKAYAHANEIIEQAQAQAQAILDNAVNDANNIRQGSIQYTDDMLKSLQTIINHSMEGAQSRFDAYMNSMKSSYDIVSSNRQELSAGIITEKEEESQESGEQ
- the pgeF gene encoding peptidoglycan editing factor PgeF; translated protein: MYQWIRKDNSSTPMREITSAGVTYLAFPALLESGMVRHGFSTRMGGVSEGPYATMNFSFTRGDDPEAVRENYRRMAEALRVDMEKMVLTWQTHTTNVRVVSEEDLGKGIIKERDYRDVDGLVTDMPDVTLVTFFADCVPLYFLDKKNHAIGLSHSGWRGTVKRMGEKTLETMAEAFGTRPEDVTACIGPSICMDCYEVGGEVIEEFAAEFPEAVHDRLFYKKENGKYMLNLWEANRIVLTDAGIREENLSVTDICTHCNPELLFSHRRSPEKRGNLCAFLCLNRS
- a CDS encoding alpha/beta-type small acid-soluble spore protein yields the protein MSNTNSSSNRVSVPEAKEAMDKFKMEVATELGVPLTNGYNGNLTSYQNGSVGGYMVKKMIEAQEKQMAGK
- the coaD gene encoding pantetheine-phosphate adenylyltransferase — encoded protein: MKNAIYPGSFDPVTLGHIDIIRRSAELFDHLIIAVLNNSAKKPLFTVEERVHMLKEVTKDIPNTEVLSFGGLTVEFARECGAHALVRGLRAVTDFEYELQLAQLNRVIAPEIDTVFLTTNLKYAYLSSSSVKEVAAYGGDISSFVTPYVEERVHEKFQRIEK
- a CDS encoding nucleoside recognition protein produces the protein MKKSAASLVSSLLLCALCPLMLLHSAYVTEGAKNGLLLWYSFVVPALFPFMVLSGLIVSGGGIGILTAPFHLILGPLLGLSKPGVYVLLAGFFCGCPMGAKTCADFLHEGRISENEARFLLAVCNHPSPMFLLGYVWPLFSGQASLFSVVFSMYGPLLLIVPLAMVLYPGRQRERNRPGGLLRPAPSQTSDEAILNAMGILCKIGGYLMIFSIAIVFLKSSRVLPPLLRLLLIGAMEMTTGIKELAAALPFPFSGAASMAALAFGGFSGLFQTKAVLAVPDAPETPAADEKKAGLSIRHYFFWKLLHGALSFFFFFLTVRRFPGFPLLFP